The following coding sequences lie in one Apium graveolens cultivar Ventura chromosome 3, ASM990537v1, whole genome shotgun sequence genomic window:
- the LOC141712480 gene encoding uncharacterized protein LOC141712480 translates to MKFNKVNGVVKVLNGDHDTHSPVKDIGVADKSNDAATQVYKRMRPKQGLDATSGKRTTWRTDTSKVFDANSVEVTRQESGLSNNMEDQCNELSVSVDETEKSQSELTKNLDDQCRELSVSADEINRNPVKVLRQVSQVSKSVGEKCKELSVSVDGIKKSSTESATKRSDWSKNSDEQAKELSVSADGIKKSPAKMKKTRSELSRELSVSVDGVEKSPPVRSMRTRAMSQKESKGPDDGMDKSSLQLRKVKSASSKASSVRNESNAGLRKTRSEAGKDSNVPAGGSEGISSQLIIFESNSDKIVGDSSRILSADEIRRMSIESEGSQSESSDLFDETKKVLDVSAVALKKSPTGIAKSNCKELIEYEEKTITSNLGNAGSIKSPPNLEVTDDEDEDDWDEELEEESDEEIETETVKESLLVTEIGIPEQKAKKIEVEEKRIQESNLKSAPTSTTVKKQTTTGAIHPRIVSKPTKTEPIPVADGYCSVPKRHSKLQSLVDLVMWRDASKSAFIFGLGTFVIMSSSYTTDLNISLISVLSYVGLIYLAVTFLFRSLRHREVIDEDETCQENVFGVEEAMWLLKMFLPYINEFLLKLRALFSGDPATTMKLAVLLFVLARCGSSITIWKMAKLGFFGAFTVPKICSSYSSQLSAFGKFWILRVRDAWESCSHKKAVGFFIFTLIWNLSSMVARIWAVFMVFVAFKYYQQSIRIEEGWIKDDNEEEEEEEISGKSSSSPLVVEVVEEKKKNNSVDA, encoded by the exons TGTAAAGGATATTGGTGTTGCTGATAAAAGTAATGATGCTGCCACTCAAGTTTATAAAAGGATGAGGCCTAAACAGGGTCTTGATGCAACTAGTGGCAAGAGAACAACTTGGAGGACTGACACTTCTAAAGTGTTTGATGCAAACTCTGTTGAGGTTACAAGACAAGAGTCTGGATTGAGTAATAATATGGAGGATCAATGCAATGAACTGAGTGTCTCTGTTGATGAGACGGAGAAAAGCCAGTCTGAATTGACCAAAAATTTGGATGATCAGTGTAGAGAATTGAGTGTTTCTGCTGATGAGATTAACAGAAACCCGGTTAAGGTTTTAAGGCAAGTATCTCAAGTGAGTAAAAGTGTGGGTGAAAAGTGTAAGGAATTGAGTGTTTCTGTTGATGGAATTAAGAAGAGTTCGACTGAGAGTGCGACAAAAAGGTCTGACTGGAGCAAGAATTCGGATGAACAGGCTAAAGAATTGAGTGTATCTGCTGATGGAATCAAGAAAAGTCCAGCTAAGATGAAGAAGACAAGATCTGAGTTGAGTAGGGAGCTCAGTGTTTCTGTTGATGGAGTGGAGAAAAGTCCACCCGTTCGGAGTATGAGGACACGAGCTATGTCACAGAAAGAGTCCAAGGGACCTGATGATGGAATGGATAAGAGTTCACTGCAGTTGAGAAAGGTGAAATCTGCATCGAGTAAGGCGTCCAGTGTGAGAAATGAGAGTAATGCTGGACTGAGGAAGACAAGATCAGAGGCCGGTAAGGACTCGAATGTGCCTGCCGGTGGTAGCGAGGGGATTTCATCTCAATTGATCATATTTGAATCAAATTCGGATAAAATTGTCGGTGATTCTAGTAGAATTCTCTCTGCTGATGAAATTAGGAGGATGTCAATTGAATCAGAGGGATCGCAGTCCGAGTCCAGCGATCTTTTTGATGAGACAAAAAAGGTTCTTGATGTGTCTGCTGTAGCTCTCAAGAAGAGCCCTACAGGTATTGCTAAAAGTAATTGTAAGGAACTTATTGAGTATGAAGAAAAGACTATCACAAGCAATCTAGGTAATGCCGGTTCAATCAAATCTCCTCCTAACTTAGAGGTcactgatgatgaagatgaagatgattGGGATGAAGAATTAGAGGAGGAGTCTGAtgaggaaattgagactgaaaCAGTAAAGGAAAGCTTACTTGTGACAGAAATTGGCATTCCAGAACAGAAGGCCAAAAAGATTGAGGTTGAAGAAAAGAGAATTCAAGAAAGTAACTTAAAATCCGCTCCCACTTCAACAACAGTTAAGAAACAGACTACTACTGGTGCAATCCATCCCAGAATTGTCTCGAAACCCACAAAAACTGAACCAA TTCCAGTTGCAGATGGATATTGTTCGGTGCCCAAGAGACACAGCAAACTGCAGAGTTTAG TTGATCTAGTCATGTGGAGAGATGCATCAAAATCAGCATTTATCTTTGGACTGGGAACTTTTGTCATAATGTCATCTTCTTACACCACAGATCTCAATATAAG CTTAATATCAGTACTTTCCTACGTGGGTCTTATTTATCTTGCCGTAACTTTTCTCTTCAGATCACTCAGACATCG AGAGGTTATAGATGAAGATGAGACATGCCAAGAAAATGTTTTTGGGGTAGAAGAAGCAATGTGGTTACTAAAAATGTTCCTTCCATACATAAATGAGTTTCTCTTGAAACTGAGAGCTCTATTTTCTGGTGATCCAGCCACCACAATGAAG TTGGCAGTGTTGCTCTTTGTTTTAGCAAGGTGTGGCAGCTCCATTACTATATGGAAGATGGCCAAATTGG GGTTCTTTGGAGCTTTCACCGTACCAAAAATTTGTTCTTCTTACTCTTCTCAACTGTCTGCATTTG GTAAATTTTGGATTCTTCGTGTAAGAGACGCATGGGAATCATGTTCCCATAAGAAAGCGGTAGGGTTCTTCATTTTCACTCTCATTTGGAACTTATCTTCCATGGTTGCTCGGATTTGGGCAG TGTTCATGGTGTTTGTGGCCTTTAAATACTACCAGCAATCTATAAGGATAGAGGAGGGTTGGATTAAGGATGataatgaagaagaagaagaagaagaaataagTGGGAAATCTTCATCATCACCGTTAGTAGTAGAAGTAGttgaagaaaaaaagaaaaataattcaGTGGACGCATAA